In Thermofilum pendens Hrk 5, the sequence GCCTAGGCTACAACGTTATTAAGCCGGTGACAAGCGTCCGTGTTTTAACGTACGATGAGGCTCTCGAAGTACTTAACTCTCTGGGCTTCAACCTAAAGTGGGGGGAGGACTTTGACCCTAAGGCCGAGAAGTCTTTGGGCGACTATCTAGAGGAGAAAGGTGTCCAGGCTTACTTTATAGTGGATTACCCGTGGGAGTCGAAGCCTTTCTACATAATGAAGAAAGACGAGAAAAGGGGCTACGCGTTCGACCTTGATATCCGCGGTATAGAGGTAGCATCTGGGGGGCAGAGGGAGCATCGCTACGAGGTTCTCCGCCAAAACCTCCTGGAGAAGGGGCTCAACCCTGAAGATTTCAGCTTCTACCTAGAGGCCTTCAAGTACGGAATGCCTCCTCACGGTGGCTTCGGACTGGGTATAGACAGGCTCGTAATGACGTTTCTCGGAGTTCAGAACATAAGGGAAACAGTGCTATTTCCGAGGGACCGCTTCAGGCTAGTGCCGTAGTATGGTCACAGAAAAGTCTCTCGAACTGCATGCTCGAAGGGCTATCGCGGAGAAGAGGGTAAAACTCGTGAAGATCAAGGGAGCATACGGCGCTAGCGAGCTTTTCCTCGTGGAGAGCACGGATAGGAAAAAGGTGTATGTAGTAATCCCGGGAGTGTATTGCTCCTGCCCGGATTTCCTATTCCACGTACACCTGGAGAGGAGCAGGAAGAAGTGCTACCACATGGTTGCAGTTGAGTTGGCTATACGCGAGAAGAAATACGTGGAGGAGGAAATAGAAGAGGACCGGCTGACCGAGCTTGTAGTGAAATCCTTCTTGGAATAGCCGCGCCCCTCAAGAACTCCCTGAAGAGCTTGCGTCGCGCGCGTAATGCTCTTAATAGGCTACTTCGGTATAGCTTTAGAAACAAGGATGGACGAGTATAGCTGGCACGAAACTCCCCCGGAGGAAATCCTTATCGAGGAGATACTCAGACATAAGAGGAACCTTACTCGGGAGGATCTCGAAAGGTTGATAAGAGAAAAGATAGAGGATTTCGGGGGCGTGATAAAGCGCGAAGCCGCAGTTTACCTACTAGCAAAGGAGATGGGGATAAACTTCCTGAGAGAATTCCTGCCTGCATCTCTCACCGCTTTAAGGGTCAGGGACCTAGCCGTAGGCCTTAGAAACGTTGACGTGGAGGGGGTAGTGGTTTCCATGTACCCTCTCAGCGTTACTTCCGGCGGGAAGCAGTACCTACGCTTTGCGCTGGCGGATAGAGAGGCTATTATATGGTCGGTGGCGTGGGGAGAGAAGGCTTTGGAGCTTTCCGGCATGTTAACAGTCGGCAAAAAGGTGCTCGTGAAAGCAGTATCGGTGAAGAAGTACAGGGAGAAGAACGAGCTCATCATAGATAAGAACTCGAGCGTAGAAGTCTTGGGAGACGTTAGCTTCGACGAGTTACTAAGAATCGCGAAAACGCACTCCCTAAGGCTTCACGCGTTAAGCGTTGTCCACGTAGCCAAGGAATCCGGGCGGATTTTCCTCTACGGGTTCGACGAGGAGTGCAACCCTGCGGTAGCCGTACTCCCTGTCTTGGACAGGTTTTCCTTGGAAATAACTCCGGGGAGCACATTGTTGCTCGACAACTGCGGGAGGAGCACTGTAGGTGAGTACAACTACCTGGTGTGCAGGGAAAACTCAAACGTGCTCAAGGTTCAACGACGAGATGGGTGTAGCGATACGCATGCTTCACGCTTCTACCTAGAAGGATACGTTCTGGGCTTCGAAATTTTCCGTAGAGAGGGTGGAAGGGTGTACCTCCTTGTAAACGGTAAGCCTGAACCCTTGGTGCTATTCAGGGATTCCCTATTAAGCTCTCTCGCTGCGCTTTCGGCGAGAAAAGCAAGGATCTGGGGGCTGCGAAGAACAGACGGAACTCTTCGCGAAGCCCCTTTTACCCAGGTGGAAGCTCTCGGAGAACAGTTGCAACTTCAGGTTGTTAAAGGCAAGAAGCTCCTGGAGTGTAGCGGCCTGCTTGAAGCAACGCTTACTCTTGTCAGTGCGGATCTAAGGTTTAGATGCATAGATGGTAGACCTCTCTATACAGTCTACCTCGTGTTCGACGATGGCACGGCTACGATTAGAGCTGTATCGAACTCGCCGCAGATACTCGAAGAGGTCTATGAGCTCCAGGAAAGCGACCTCTGCGAACTGGAAAGCTCTGTCATCGAGAAGATAAAGACTTACCGTGTAGAGAGAATCGGCGGGCTCGAGTACGCCACAAAGATTTTTGTAAACAAGTTTTCTCCGAAAACTGGATTCGTGTTTTCGCTACGCTCTCTAGGATGATGAGAGGAGCTTTATTCCTAGTTTCGCGCGCCCTCGCTCAATGGCGACTCGGTGGCGCTGACGACCGCCTTCCTGGGAGACGACGGGCTCAAGTACTTTCTAAGGCTTAGATGGCTCTACTTCAGGGCTGGACAGGAGCACATCTACTTGCCGACGGAGAGCCCTGTTTTCAATGCCCGCTTAGCGGTCGAGCTTGCCTCTGAGTACGTTAAGTTCATCTCGTTGGCGATGAAGTGTCCAAAGATTAAACACTTCCTCTTCGTCGGCTTCGGAGCACCAGGCAAGAGGAGTAAGAAAAACGGGCAGAAGAACAACCCGTTCTACGCCGAGGTGGCAGGGGCGCAACTACACCTTGTTTACATTTCTACGAAGAACCACGTCTACGCCCGTATTGTGGTCAACGACACGCCTCAAGGCTGGTACGAGAAGGCAATCGAGGAGGGCTGGGTTGTGCGTACAATTAGTATGGGTGACAGGGAGTACTACCAGGTTACACACGCCTCTTTGATGGAGCACGCCCGTTACGACGCGGCTCTGCGTGAAACATTGATAGCCTTCGCGAAGGCGAAAGCCGAGCAGTACCCCAAGGCGCAGAGCCTCGTAGAACGCCTCGAAAAGCTGGGAAACCAAGACAGCTAAAGCGGAAAACCGCCAAGAAAAAGGCGCCCCGCCCCCCGCAGGGTTTATAACGTCAGAAAAAGTTGTTAAGCTGAGTTTAGATGGGCAGAAGGAGGAAAAAGCGTGCTCGTAGAGTGGTCGTAGTTAAACGCAAGCTACCTACGGTCTTCCAATGCCCGAGATGTGGAGCCTCTGCCGTTGGTGTCTCAGTTAAGAAGGGGGGACGGGAAAACTACGTAGTTGTATCCTGCTCTAATTGCGGGTTGAAGGCTAGGTACGATTATGTTGAGTACCTAGAGCCGGTAGACTATTTTAGCCGTTTCCTGGACGACTATGAGGCTGGAAAAATTCCTTTAGAGGGATCCGTGAGTGGGGGATCTGATGAGGGGGCGAGTGAAGAACTACATACTGGAGAAGATTAGAGAGCATGGAGCTATCCACATGACTCTCATAGACCCTGAGAAAACTACCCCAGAGGTAGCGGCGAGGATAGCCCGCGAGGTCGCCGAGGCAGGGACTTCGGCGATCATGGTCGGCGGAAGCATCGGCGTAAGCGAGGCAATGACGGACGAAGTTGTGCTAGCGATCAAGCGGTCCACCGAGGTCCCGGTAATCCTGTTTCCCGGCTCTCCCACGGCTCTCAGCAGGCACGCGGACGCCGTATGGTTCCTGTCCGTGTTGAACTCCCAGAATCCGTATTTTATCACCGGTGCTCAGATGCAGGGAGCCCCCATAGTTAAGCGGTACGGCCTAGAGGTTCTTCCACTGGGCTACATAATAGTGGGCGAAGGGGGCGCAGTCTCCATAGTGAGCTACACTAGGCCGTTACCCTTCGCTAAGCCTGAGGTCGTGGCTGCCTATGCCCTGGCAGCGGAGTACATGGGCTTCCAGTTCGTGTACCTTGAAGGAGGCTCTGGGGGAGAGCCTGTACCGCCGAAAATCGTGAAAATGGTCAAGGGTGTCACTACGCTTCCGCTCATTGTCGGCGGAGGCATAAGGTCTCCTGAAGTTGCAAAGGAACTTGCCAAGGCAGGCGCCGACATAATCGTTACTGGAACAATAGTGGAGGAATCCGAGAACATTAGGGAAACAATAGGCAGGATAGTGCGTGCCACCAGAGAGGGCGCCTTGGAGAGATCCAGGGAGTGAAGACACTCTGAGTTGACTGCTCCACTTTGCTATCTTTCTTCCGCCGCGCGTTATCCAGCTGCTCAGAGCACACCTGCATGGGCCAGGAGGACTAGTATTACTAACAGGAATGTTCCGGCTATCACAAGTTCTGGTCTAACCTTTATTCCACCTATATCTTCCTCGTAGAATGTGAGCAGACCGGCGGCAGGTAGCGCTGTGGGCTTTCTTTCCTTGCCACCTTCCTTCTTCTCCCCAGACTTCTTCTCCTTGCTAGACATACCATTGTACACTATCGTGCGGGCAAAAATACTTAACGATGCGCAGAACAGCGGCGCGCTTTTACAGGGGGTACTGCTACTCGCGCGCTTACTTTGATAACATTATAGATTGCCGGTCGCGCGTGAAGTTGCATTGTCTCAACACGCACAGAAAAAGCGCGTGGAAAAGGAGAAGGAAAAAGAGTGTTTTAGGTTTAC encodes:
- a CDS encoding SWIM zinc finger family protein is translated as MVTEKSLELHARRAIAEKRVKLVKIKGAYGASELFLVESTDRKKVYVVIPGVYCSCPDFLFHVHLERSRKKCYHMVAVELAIREKKYVEEEIEEDRLTELVVKSFLE
- a CDS encoding transcription elongation factor Elf1, with protein sequence MGRRRKKRARRVVVVKRKLPTVFQCPRCGASAVGVSVKKGGRENYVVVSCSNCGLKARYDYVEYLEPVDYFSRFLDDYEAGKIPLEGSVSGGSDEGASEELHTGED
- a CDS encoding geranylgeranylglyceryl/heptaprenylglyceryl phosphate synthase translates to MRGRVKNYILEKIREHGAIHMTLIDPEKTTPEVAARIAREVAEAGTSAIMVGGSIGVSEAMTDEVVLAIKRSTEVPVILFPGSPTALSRHADAVWFLSVLNSQNPYFITGAQMQGAPIVKRYGLEVLPLGYIIVGEGGAVSIVSYTRPLPFAKPEVVAAYALAAEYMGFQFVYLEGGSGGEPVPPKIVKMVKGVTTLPLIVGGGIRSPEVAKELAKAGADIIVTGTIVEESENIRETIGRIVRATREGALERSRE
- a CDS encoding preprotein translocase subunit Sec61beta, producing MSSKEKKSGEKKEGGKERKPTALPAAGLLTFYEEDIGGIKVRPELVIAGTFLLVILVLLAHAGVL